Sequence from the Neptunomonas japonica JAMM 1380 genome:
ATCATCATGGCAGGTAATTTAGCGGCGTTATCGATGATTGGCGCGATGGCATTTGGCATGCTTAACCTAGTGTGGTGGATTCCACTGGTCTGTTTATTCATCTCTTTCCCCGTGGTTCATATTTTAGTTATGCAGCGCTTGATAGGGGATGTTAAAAATTTGATATTAATGACGCCATTGGTTATCGGTTCTATAGCGACTCTCTATTATTACTGGTAAGCACTGATGACCCTAGTGCAAATATTAGCCGGTTGGGATATGGCTAGCTCGCTAATAACAGCATTGCTGGTCGGTGTGATCGCGTTACTTTTATCGCAATTTATGCGAGCAAAGTGGCACTATCAGCGCGAGCAGTTAGAAAAGCATTTGCATCAGCAGGAGCTAAAAGAGGTTCAGTACCAAGAGCGCTTATCCTATCTGTCTAAACTTGAAGATAAGGTTGATAATTTAGAGTTTGATCGTTCTGATTTAAGAGAACAGTTAGCTATTCGGCAAGCTCAAGTAGCTGAACTAGAGGCTAGATTGCATGCTGATAGAGAGTCCGCTGAAGAGAAGCTTGTTTTGTTGAGCGAGGCCAGGGATCAACTCAAGCAAGAGTTTCAAAACCTAGCAAATCAGATATTCGATGAAAAATCTCAGCGCTTTTCAGAGTCTAGTCGTAAAGAGATGGGAATGTTGCTCACGCCTTTACGTGACCAGCTTGGCGACTTTAAGCGCCGGGTCGAAGATGTATATGATCGCGAAGCAAAAGATAGGCGTGCCCTACATACAGAAATTAGCCAGCTGAAACAGCTAAATGTGCAAATGAGCCAAGATGCAATCAACTTAACCCAGGCGCTTAAAGGCGAGAGTAAAACGCAGGGTAACTGGGGAGAAATTGTTCTTGAGCGCGTGCTTGAAGAATCGGGGTTGCGTAAAGGCCATGAATACGAAGTA
This genomic interval carries:
- the rmuC gene encoding DNA recombination protein RmuC, encoding MTLVQILAGWDMASSLITALLVGVIALLLSQFMRAKWHYQREQLEKHLHQQELKEVQYQERLSYLSKLEDKVDNLEFDRSDLREQLAIRQAQVAELEARLHADRESAEEKLVLLSEARDQLKQEFQNLANQIFDEKSQRFSESSRKEMGMLLTPLRDQLGDFKRRVEDVYDREAKDRRALHTEISQLKQLNVQMSQDAINLTQALKGESKTQGNWGEIVLERVLEESGLRKGHEYEVQVSLKNQQHRYQPDVIVHLPDGKDVIIDSKVSLTAYEKYCSSDNEAHRLHHRKAHAISLQNHVRGLGDKAYQKLEGVRSLDFVLMFVPIEGAFLLALEHDPELFRFAFERNIMLVSPTTLLVTLRTIQNIWRYEHQSQNAQEIAKRGADLYDKFVGFVESLEDVGKHLSRAQQAYDVSFNRLSSGRGNLIQQAVALNSLGVSGKKSAS